The following are from one region of the Microbacterium sp. cx-55 genome:
- a CDS encoding NAD-dependent epimerase/dehydratase family protein: MTSRTLLITGANGFVGAHVAEVAANAGHTVWAAGREDTPSAALASHITEYFPRDLEHTWDIPTGPDAVIHLAGLAAVGPSFDHPQRYLNVNSGIMTRMSEALLTQSRRPRVVVVSSGSVYAAPVAQELITEDSPVVPNSPYAVAKILVETQAAYYAERGLDTVIARPFNHIGPGQGPGFLVPDLTAALQELNEGESLQVGNLAASRDYTDVRDVSRAYLTLAFAPAHRHHVYNVASGASHTGHAMLLAVADALERQLPTLEADPSRFRPTDPAVITGSASRLSDEFGWAPTIPWQQSVREFATLTATAS; this comes from the coding sequence GTGACCAGTCGCACTCTCCTCATTACCGGCGCCAACGGATTCGTCGGCGCGCACGTGGCCGAAGTCGCCGCCAACGCAGGACACACGGTGTGGGCAGCAGGAAGAGAAGACACCCCTAGTGCCGCACTGGCCTCTCACATCACGGAGTACTTTCCCCGCGACCTTGAACACACCTGGGACATCCCCACCGGCCCGGACGCGGTTATTCACCTCGCCGGCCTCGCCGCTGTGGGACCCTCGTTCGATCACCCGCAGAGGTATCTGAACGTCAACAGCGGGATCATGACCCGCATGTCCGAAGCGCTCCTCACCCAGTCGCGCCGTCCACGGGTGGTCGTCGTCAGCTCGGGTTCCGTCTACGCCGCACCCGTCGCTCAAGAACTCATCACAGAAGACAGCCCTGTGGTCCCCAACTCGCCCTACGCGGTGGCGAAGATCCTCGTCGAGACCCAGGCCGCCTACTACGCCGAGCGTGGTCTTGACACCGTCATTGCCCGCCCTTTCAACCACATCGGGCCCGGTCAGGGCCCAGGGTTCCTCGTACCCGACCTCACAGCCGCCCTTCAAGAACTCAACGAGGGCGAAAGCCTTCAGGTCGGCAATCTCGCCGCTTCTCGCGATTACACGGACGTGCGCGATGTTTCTCGCGCGTATTTGACGCTCGCATTCGCGCCCGCACACAGGCATCACGTCTACAACGTTGCTTCCGGTGCCTCGCACACCGGTCACGCCATGCTCTTGGCCGTCGCTGACGCGCTTGAGCGCCAGCTCCCGACGTTGGAAGCTGACCCGTCCCGATTCCGGCCGACAGATCCTGCGGTCATCACGGGGAGCGCCTCGCGCTTGTCGGATGAGTTCGGATGGGCACCGACGATCCCCTGGCAGCAGTCCGTGCGGGAGTTCGCGACGCTCACTGCGACCGCTTCCTAG
- a CDS encoding GDP-mannose 4,6-dehydratase produces the protein MSESRRALITGITGQDGGHLAALLHDKGYEVFGLIRGQSNPRRDAVIAQYPYVTLIEGDLIDPTSLVRAVETSDPHELYNLAAISHVGYSFKNPTLTADVTAKGVLNVLEAVRITGRAQTTRVYQASTSEMFGGLDYNRPGDGYNENSLFHPRSPYGVAKLYGHWIAKNYRESYDMFVSCGILFNHEGERRGIEFVTRKITHAVARIKLGLQPHIELGDLWPKRDWGYAGDFVEGMWRMLQHDTPDDFVLATGETHSIEEFLTLAFAEIGIDDWTPYVVQNPAFMRPAEVDILLGDPKKAEEVLGWRREVDFPGLVKLMVAHDLAEQGRLNSLAP, from the coding sequence TTGTCTGAATCGCGTCGCGCGTTGATCACGGGTATCACCGGTCAGGATGGCGGACACCTTGCCGCGCTCTTGCACGACAAGGGGTACGAGGTCTTCGGGCTGATTCGTGGACAGTCAAACCCCCGCCGTGACGCCGTGATCGCCCAGTATCCGTACGTCACGTTGATCGAGGGCGATCTGATCGATCCGACCTCGCTGGTTCGCGCAGTTGAAACGTCGGACCCTCATGAGCTTTACAACCTCGCAGCCATAAGCCACGTGGGCTATTCCTTCAAGAACCCGACGCTGACGGCGGATGTGACCGCGAAGGGCGTGCTGAACGTGTTGGAGGCCGTACGCATCACCGGCCGCGCGCAGACCACCCGGGTGTATCAGGCGTCAACGTCTGAGATGTTCGGCGGACTCGACTACAACCGTCCTGGTGACGGTTACAACGAGAACTCCCTCTTCCACCCCCGCAGCCCTTATGGTGTCGCGAAGCTTTACGGACATTGGATCGCGAAGAACTACCGCGAGAGCTACGACATGTTTGTGTCCTGTGGCATCTTGTTCAACCACGAAGGCGAACGGCGCGGGATCGAGTTTGTAACCCGGAAGATCACTCACGCGGTCGCACGGATCAAGCTCGGCCTCCAGCCTCACATTGAGCTCGGAGACCTTTGGCCGAAGCGCGACTGGGGGTACGCAGGCGACTTCGTCGAAGGCATGTGGCGGATGCTGCAGCACGACACGCCTGATGACTTCGTGCTGGCCACCGGTGAAACCCACTCGATCGAAGAGTTCCTGACTCTCGCTTTTGCAGAGATCGGTATCGACGACTGGACGCCGTACGTCGTTCAGAACCCCGCCTTCATGCGGCCCGCGGAAGTCGACATTCTCCTCGGAGATCCGAAGAAGGCCGAAGAAGTTCTCGGCTGGCGGCGCGAGGTCGACTTCCCCGGTCTTGTGAAGCTCATGGTCGCTCACGATTTGGCCGAACAGGGCCGCCTTAACTCTCTCGCCCCGTGA